The genome window TTTCATAGCTTCAGAAAGCAGTTATTCAAATTAAGAAAGTGCTTGGATCACTCCAAGAAAGTAATTTAAGAGTTTTAGTTAACTTTCTGAACATGATGAGCTGTAAGATATATAACATATCTCATACAAAATGTAAaagcaattttgtttttatttttagtgaaaagtTGGAAGACTGTTCACGAAAACTAATAAAAGAGAATGGATTAAACGCAGGCCTGGCATTTCCTACTGGGTGTTCTCTCAATAACTGTGCTGCCCATTATACCCCCAATGCTGGTGATACAACAGTATTACAGTATGATGATATCTGTAAGATAGATTTTGGAACACATATAAGTGGTGAGTTCTTGTAAATAACCTCTACCCCACCTTCTCCTTAAAAAACTAGTCTTTTCTCTGTTGGATGGGGCTATACATACTGAACTTTCAAATTTTCTTGATGCCTCACTTTTCAGTAGAGATGTGTTGAGGCAGATGTTGAGATTtagtagtgattttcaaccgcTGGTCTGCTAGAAATTTTATGCTGGtttgcgaaagagttaaccaccttgatgttatatgaagattatagagtcagTAATCATTAGCATGAAATTTTTGGTGACCAACAGCAGTCCGCGgatcagcagttgaaaaacactgctctaaagcagcccgtgggcctgacctgtggtggcacagtggataaagcgtcgacctggaacactgaggctgcctATTCGAggcctgggctagcctggtcaaggcacatataggagttggtgcttcctgctccccccaccaccactctccctctcttcccccctcccccctccttctccctctccctctcttcccccccctccttctccctctcccccccctcttttcttctctccctctcctcactaaaatgaataaatttaaaaaaccaaaaaaaaaaaacatcctgcCAAATGGAGTATAGTGAAAACCATCAGGTAATTGAAATTTACCCTTTGTATCAAGGCATGAAAATATAATCTTACATTTCTTCAGgtcattattttagaaattacattATTTATACAATAACAAATGTTTACTTAGAACCTTTAATTTACCAACCTTTATATACTTACTAGTTTTTCTAAAGTTACCTCCCCCCTAATCTGTTAGGTAACTACCTTTTTATATCACTGAACAAGTAAGAACGCAAAGCTTAGATTAAGTACTTAACTGAGTTTTTACTAAGTTGATGAAGCTGGACTGATGGTCCTTTAGCATCCTGTGGACCTACATGTTCTCCATGTGCATTGCTTGCTTTTAGTTCTCTAGGTTTTATTGCTTTGATTTGTTTCTGTTATATTTTTGCATAACTACCTTGGTGAGTGCTGAATTAATGCTGTCTTGAAGTAACATATACCATCCCTGGAATTATCATATTTCCCCAAATATAaggtgcaccttaattttggggccccaaatttgaaaaaatatgtattacataaagttatcaaactcaagttttattcatcataaaattcatgcaactccttatcactgtcaaaactatccattagcttgtcctcatctgtgtctgatgacgaatcactgtcttcaacaatgaacacaaaaacaagcacgagaAAGTGAGAAgtgcaaataaaaatatctacaaccactgtataagacgcacccagtttttagaccaaactttttgaaaaatgtgtgtcttatacatggagaaatatggtagtcTTTCATTCTGAAATCTTTTTGCAACTCGTTAATTatacattttcttcctttgattATGAATGCTATCTGGGTCTTGGAGTCCTGCCTTCATTTGAGTtcatcattttattgtattttcagtCAGCAAGGATAATCAATAGCATAGATGctataaaatagataaatcaaCTAGCTGAtaagtaaatttaagaatatCTTTTCTTTCAGGTAGGATTATTGACTGTGCTTTTACTGTCACTTTTAATCCCAAATATGATACATTATTAAAAGCTGTAAAAGATGCCACTAATACTGGAATAAAGGTATGTGAACTGTAAGCAACACTTCATTCAACATATTTTGAGCACATTATAACCTGATTAAAGTCTTTGAGTTAAGACTAGGCCACTGTCCTGACTTTTTAAGTGGATAATTATACCAAAAGTTTATTTATAGAGGAAGTTATAATGTACAAAGCAGTTTTTCTGATTgtcccttatttttaaaaaatttttgattttttttttctttagagagcgagaaaccaatttgttgttctacttatatatacagtcattgattgattttgtgccctgactagggatagaactgcagccttggcatatcaggacaatgctttaaccccCCGAGTACCATGCCAGGGCAGTAgtcccttattttaaaatattaagttaagttgcagcctgaccaggcggtggcacaatagatagagtgtcaccctgggacactaaggacccaggtttgaaaccttgaggtcgctggcatgagctcAGGTTCATCTGTCTTAATTatggggttgtcagcttgagtgtgaaatcatagacatgaccccctgattgttgacttgagcaaggagtcactggcttggctggaggtccctggtcaaggcacatatgagcaagctatcagtgaacaaccaaggtgccacagctacaagttgatgcttctaatcactccctccttgtctgtctgttcctgtctgtccccctcccacacacacacacacattaaaaggAAGTTAAGTTGCTGTGAAAGTATGCACTTTGCATAATAGTATACATTATTCTATCTTCAGTGTGCTGGAATTGATGTCCGTCTATGTGATGTTGGTGAAGCCATCCAAGAAGTTATGGAATCCTATGAAGTTGAAATAGATGGGAAGACATATCAAGGtgtgtttgttaaaaatatatcttacttGAAATGCATATGACTtgcagaattaatttttaaaaatagtgttgaGTACTTTATTTGGGTCAGCAGCTTCATGTATTTCTTGATAATATAAAGAGGGAAGATGGGGAAATGACCTGCTCATGATAAGACAAGTATGTGGTCATTAGTTGGGAACTGTTACCAAGCTTCTAGCTGAATAAGAAAACACCTGAGGATTGACCTGAAGGGGGCAAAAATGTATACTAGGTTTTCTGTGACTAGTCAAAGGCTCAGAGAGAAGCCAGAGGCTCTTCATCAGTCTATTCTTCCTCTGACTCAGTACCAGCATCTGATCACTCGTCAGCCTCCATCCTCCTGCCTAATCTATGTTTATTGCTCTCTCTAACCCTTGTCCTAataactttcttaaaaaatatttactacagTTCTTTTAACCAAATCCTGTCTCTCCTTTATGGCCCTTTGAGTGGCATCTGCCATGATTCCTTGCCCTTCAGTAAATTCACATTATTCGGCATTCTTTGCTTATAGACCATTGTGTTTCTACCAAGTGCAAAAATGTTTCTTCCTCTGAGACCAATcaacacatttaaatttaaaaagtttttctttaaaattttttttaaacaaaaatacatttaactAAAATAACCAGCCTAACATGCAGTTAAGTTACACAGGAGAAGTAGAACACAGGGATATCCATTTTCACATTGTACAGGTTTCTGACAGCAGCAGGCTAATTCTGGGGCCAATAGCTATAAAGGTAAATTTCCAGATAAGAAATCTCTTTCAAATTTGTTATGAACATTAGTACAAATCAGAAATTCTTAAGGCTGCTCACACTTGGATGGGAGATGGTatgaaataatgaagaaaatttgCTTTGGGGTTAGGTAGGTCTATCTTTGAGCTTGTATAATTCTTATAACCTCTAAGAATacaaggtatttttaaatattactgtttttttaatgtaatatgattaataatatgggttttttttgttttgttatgtttagAAGTGTAGATTTTTATGATAGTGCCTGGAATTTATtagtattcaacaaataattgttATTTACCATCCAAATTTTGGGAttggtgccacaacaaataatgcACATTCAGGTCCCTCTCATACCatctttcctttctattttctcctAATTCTATGTGAACTGCATTTCAAAGTGTTTTAGATAATAATTTGACTTAATGTTTAGTCACCACATAATAATTCAAGCCTCTGCAGTATTGTAATCCTAAATATGTCTTCTTATTCCTGAGCCAGTACTTCCCAAGGTTCTATTATTTAGCACCCCTTTTTTAATATCAGTTATTATATTGATTAAGGTTCTTAGAATTAAGTGACTGTGTTTGAATGAGCCAGTTTAAGGTGACAGAATGCATTTTCACTAGTTTGATTAGAACAAATCATAACATTGAGAGTTGAAGAAATAGACTATAAGCTGAACTTTCAGAATTGGTTTCCCAAAACTACCTAACACAGCTGGGCCATCAAggaaggaattttttatttaccttgagcagaaaggaaatagaattgCAAAGTTATTTTTACAGCTATGGGTCCCAAAAATAGCCTGTCATTTTCAAAACCCGTATACTATAAAAATGGATACCCCTGTGCCCTGCTGCTTCTGTGTAACTTGGTTATAtgttaaggattttattttttaatctaaatgtatttttgttttaaaatctttttttaagaaaatacttttttaatttaaatgtgtttttgaTTGGCCTGAGGGATCAGTTTGCCAGATcttagagaaacaaaaatatttgctgaatttttaaaaaattatttttatttatttattcattattttttttagagaagagagacagagagagagaaagagagagatagagaaagagagagaagggggggtggagcaggaagtatcaactcccatatgtgctctcaccgggtaagcccagggtttcgaactggcgacctcagaatttcaggttgatgcttgatccactgcgccaccacaggttaggcacaatatttgctgaattttaaataaatttagctTATTTATATAAGGAAATTGTTTTGGAAGTGctaactgaaaattttatttttctgtaccaCCCCATAAATTTGTAATATActtgtcattgttttatttttacaaatttgaaaAAACTTGATTACCTAATTCTGCCCTAGAAGAAAGGTTGAGGTTTCTAGCACTGtcaagatagatttttaaaaatgtttttttattgtggCGTATAATGAACACTTAAAATACAATATAGAACTTCAACCACATAATTGCTAGTTATGTAACCTCAcctctcaagaaataaaatattgccaaTATTCCAGAAGCCCCCAATTCTAGTAGCCCTTCTCCATTATAGCAGTTTTCCTCTAGTAAACCACTATCTGAGTACTAACATAtttgcatttgcttttctttatacCTTTTACCATATAAGCATCCTTAAACAGTGATGTAATTATGCCTAATTTTGAAATCTAAatgtatgtgtacatacatatTCCATATATTTGTATGGAATTGTACAGTATGTGTATAATTAtgccttttgctcattttttctttaagtttatttatttcagtgtattcatagctttttgttttttattattcagcAGTGTTCCGTTGTGTACatatatcacaatttgtttattctatCATTGATTTCAGGATCTTggaattgtttatattttcttttttaacatttgaaaTGGTCATGGAATACAGTACAGTAAAATTTAAGCTTTTGTAGTTTCTTTTGACAGGACATTCATTTTTATACTACTTTTTAATCCAtaactataaaaatatgtaatttttatgtttttttcattaTGTACATGGCATTTGACTGTTTTTATTGATTAATAGTATCGCATTGGACAGACCTCCCCACTGTGTCCTCATcacatagtttattctttttccataatctcccctttctccctttagtttttaattaataacattatataaaaacatctttttatattacactaattttccattttgtattttaacCACCTGTAGAGCCAtgccatatttttaaacaaatggttGGATTTTATATCTAAAGGTCATGGGATCTGTTTATGCTTACTGAGACCctgaataacttattttttttgtattatgccAGTGAAACCAATTCGTAATCTAAATGGACATTCAATTGGGCCATATAGAATACACGCTGGGAAAACAGTCCCCattgtgaaaggaggggaggcaacAAGAATGGAGGTATGTGTGTTCTTTGTGAAGATATTTTCCAAACTAAAGCTAGTGATGGTTGAGTATGTAGTATGTTGAAGAGAATTAACTTGCCATTCATACTCAACTTGACAGGAATTGGGCCATGTGAGTGTGCAAGTATGTCTGATCAAATCAGGGCTCAGATCAGCTGTGGAAACTGGGTATGTTAAAGAATTGTTTATTCAACACttagtgaatatttattgagcagcaTAGATGTGCCAGTCTCTTCAGTAGGCAGTAAGGAtatagtgaacaaaacaaaatttcctGACCAAAAGTGCTAATGAGGTAAAAGGCAGGGAAAGGTATATACAGACTGCTAGGAGTATTTCATGTTGTTTCTTACATGAAGTAGTGAATACCTCTAACTGAAGTTAAGATATGGTAATTGTGATTAGTTCTGAATTTTTCTTGTCTCCCCAttctaatgaatattttttagGAAGGAGAAGTATATGCCATTGAAACCTTCGGTAGCACAGGAAAAGGTGTTGTTCATGATGATATGGAATGCTCACATTACATGAAAAATTTTGATGTTGGACATGTGCCAATAAGGTGAGAGAATTACTACTATATGACTAGTGAGTTTCTCTTCCCAGttaatagcatttttaaaaatgtgactacTGTTCACAGTGGTAAATACACAGTTCTATAGTCTAACGTAGGTTCTGTGGATTTCTATAATACAACAAAGAAATTGGcctgttaaaaaattttaagtgaatgcctgaccaagcggtggctaagtggatagagcactggcctgtgctgctgaggacccaggatcgaaacctcgaggtcactggctggagcatgggctcatccggcttgagtgcagggtcactggctcagctggagtcccccggtcgaggcacatttgaaaaagcaatcagttatcaactaaagtgccacaacaacaatttgatgcttctcatctctctcccttcctgtctgttcctgtctctgtctcttgctaaaaaaccaaaaaaacccacaaaaacttgGTAAGTGAGATGATGATATAGCTAAGTATTTTCTTAAGGCCAATTtctaataatagcaataatatcaGAGATTACTATTTTGTGGCATTTCTagatttttgttcttatttttggtaaactttatattttatttactttaaataatcttttttggGTACGTGGTTGAAAGAGCTACACCTAACTTTATATGCAAGTATTTCCGCTTGATGCACAAAAAAGATATTCCCACCATAATACTGTTGGTGAGTCTGTAGTGGGAATTTCACACATGCATAGACACAAATATGATAAGAGAGCCTTCAACTGGCTTCTTTTTCTGCTGCCATCTAAAATCAGATGTGGGCTATCATACATTCTGGCTTTAAAAGGTTGAAACAGACAACCAAAAAACTTTTTTGAGCTTTAATTACTAAAGTCACAGCTActctttgagtttttcttttttttttttttttttaattttatttatttatttatttatttttacagagacagagagtgagtcagagagagggatagacagggacagacagacaggaatggagagagatgagaagcatcaatcattagtttttcattgcacgctgcaacacgttagttgttcattgattgctttctcatatgtgccttgaccgcgggccttcggcagaccgagtaaccccttgctggagccagcgaccttgggttcaagctggtgggcttttgctcaaaccagatgagcccacgctcaagctggtgaccttggggtctcgaacctgggtcttctgcatcccagtccgatgctctatccactgtgccaccgcctggtcaggctctttgagTTTTTCTTAATGGGCAAGTGAGTTTTGGTGACTTCTTAGCTAACTATTAATCTTGGATTTTCTCCTCTTAGGCTTCCAAGAACAAAACACTTGTTAAATGTCATCAATGAAAACTTTGGCACCCTTGCTTTTTGCCGGAGATGGTTGGACCGCTTGGGGGAAAGTAAATACTTGATGGCTCTGAAGAATCTGTGTGACTTGGGCATTGTAGATCCATATCCACCATTATGTGACATTAAAGGATCATATACGGCACAGTTTGAACATACCATACTGTTGCGTCCAACATGTAAAGAAGTTGTCAGCAGAGGAGATGACTATTAAACTTAGTCCAAAGCCACCGTAACgtcttttattttctaagctTTGTTGGAATACATTATACCAGAGTTAATTTGCAACATGTTGTCTGTTTAACAGTGGACCTATGTAATACTTTTATTcatgtttaaaaaagaaggaatttgATCAAAGGCAAACCATCTAATGTAATTAACTATGGATAAAGCTTTCAGGACTTTCAAGTGTTAACTGTTTTTCTCCTGTctagaaaatgctataaaattcAAATTAGGAATGacttaaacattttgttttgaatACCTAAGAGatgcttttcaaatatttatattgccATATTCTTATTTGAATGCTTTGAATGACTACATCCAGTTCTGCACCTATACCTTCTGGTATTGCTTTTTAACCTTCCTGGAatccattttctaaaaaataaagaccttTTCAGATCTAAGAGCTATATTTCAATGTCTGTGGTTATAATTTTGCACAGGAAATAACTTAATGTAGGGAAATGTAGAGCTTTTTATCTGATTGTAGACCTCTACACTGAAACCTTTATCCTGACATAGTAACTAAACAAGATCTATACATGTATAAAGTGGGAGAGAAGCTTTGTAAATTAATATACTGCTTTAGGAATATTTTGCCTTTTTAGGACTATATTCAtccttatcttttgttttttcccctgacATCAGAAAGATCCACTAGAAACATGACTTAGGGACATTGTACCAACTTGAAACCTTGATTTAGTAAAATCTCAACATTTAGATCCTTTGTCCAGTAGTTTATTTATCAGGAAATGTATTCAGCTTGCTCAGTGAACCAAAAAGGCctttaaaaccacaaaaactggAAAACTTCCATGATTGGGTCTTGTTCTAGTTAGAAAAGTTAAATTATTAGGCTTTTTTCATTAGTGAACCAAATTTTTAGCACCCTGCCCCCCGATTGGTTTAAGATTCATAACATTATGAGTAATATTTCAGAAGTGAGGTTACTGACTCATAGCAAATAAGTGTATAAGTGAATGTAAGATATGTAATACTTGAACTGAGCCCCACCACCGATTCTTGCACAGATTGCTTGAATCCTGTGTAAATAATTTTTGGGAATGTTCcaacataatttcaaaatagtTATGTACCAAGGTTAAAGCCTTAATTTGTATATGTTTAGCACAGTAACATTTATTGCCTCTGGGATGCTGTTTTGTATTTAGTTTAATGTTTTTCTCATAGGAAGAGAAAACTGACTTCTGTACTTAGATCAtttattatacattaaaaaacactttcaGTATTGGAACTATAAATGAATGTTACCTTGTGGGATAAACAATCAAGCTTAGCTATGAGCCATGTTAATTGTGGTGCTAATGTTCAATAGCTACCTTTGAataagtttttcattttctgtgatgTGCTAGTAGCAGAGCTCACCAGTTCATGCCTACACGTTACAGGGTTTGGGCTCTTCAGCTAGCTCTTCTGGAGTTTTGTGTCCATACCATTTGATGTGCTTTGGTGGGAGTTAAAGTACCTTGATTTTCAAGCCCAAGAATTTTAGTATTGACCCTATGAGTGAAGAATTTTGGAGCTTTGGAAGGCCTCTTTAGCAGTAGTGATCTCAAACCACTTAGATCCAAGCTCCCTTCCCAGGTAACTGTTGGGAGCAATGGCATCACTTGTGTGCCCCTGGAATGGCTGGAAGCAATATGATCTTGTGAATAGAAAAGCTGTCACTTAAAATGTTGTATTGTTTATTTACTAGCCATGTATCTCTTGGAATCATTTTGTCATGTTTATATGATGTACCTTATTGGCAACCAGTTATTAGTTTGAATGTTTAACAATAGTGCCTTTAGTAAATTATTTTACAACCAAAATATGTTGTTTTTTGTTAGATCAATTTAGCAGAAGTCCACATTGAGATGTACAGGGAGAACTCTTAAATTTCTGGGCATTGTCtaggtttagttttattttcatagacacttttttttttcatttaggttAGCAAAATTGAGCAAAGGTAGTtactacatacttttttttttttagattttttttccttttgatctttagagagaagaaagaagggggagtgggaagcatcaactaagcAGCTGCTTCCCGTGGCCTCAAAActagacctcagcattccaggatgaaGTCCTacccactataccaccacaggtcaggcaccacatCATCTCTTGACCTCGTACATATAACTTCTATTGGTTGTAGTTTTAAGGGGTTAAAAAGGGCTAAGCCACTTTCTTTCTCATCATATATTACATTGAAATAAGTATTGAAACAAGCAACTATACCATTATAAACAGCATAGCTTCCAGAGCTTTTAAATTTTCCCACTAAAATTAGTTAAAATGGATAGCAGTTAACCTAAGTATACAGTAATCCTTGAAATGAAAAAGACTATACTCAGGTATCTTGGCCACATAAATCTTTAATGAGGTATAATTACATTAACAGTTGTGATAactcatttaataaatgaatgattttaaACCTTAGCCATTTAACATTCAGGTTGTGTAGTATAAATGATTTGACTGTTCAGTAACAAATTCTCATTGCACTTCACCATCAGCTGCCCCAGATGATTTGTTCTCTAAAACTTTAAGTAAAATTTGCCAATAGAGGTCTTTTTCAAGCTTCTACTTGTGATCATTAGAGGAGAAgagcattttaaagatttttttttttattgattttttaattgatttttagagagaggggagagagagagaagggggaggagcaggaagcatcaactcccatatgtgccttgaccaggtaagcccagggtttcgaaccggcaacctcagtgttccaggtcgacgctttatcccactgcgccaccacaggtcaggcctaaagatttttgtttttgagagagggacagacaagaagggagagagatgagaagcatcagtcattagtttttcgttgcaacaccttagtagttcattgattgctttctcatatgtgccttgactgggaggcaaGGAGGGCAGGTGAGGAGGGGAggtcccagctgagccagtgaccttgggcttaagccagtgaccatggggtcacatccaGTGATGGGactcagccagttcacaccagttcaacAAAACCGATACCTACTTCTTTGTTGAATtctgtgaactggttgttaaaatggcacttgtaatcagagttctaaGGTGGGCCACTCAtttccaatgtggaaatcacaaatttactttccttactctcttttttaacgttcatctgcacaaatATTAatacagtgtattctaagcgcctgtagtagtaatgttcattctgcccactggtgaaaaaaatttgacaattatgcttatatttattcattttataaaactcattatacctttgatgaaatacattttaattccctcacatttgttaatTCAATAAACGTAACATAAAGTGGAAAAgggccgccctggctggttggctgtctggtgtgtggaagtcccaggttcaattcttggtcagagcacacaggagatgcgcccatatGCTtcgccacccttcccctctctccttcctctctatctctgttcccctcctgcagccaagggctccatttgagcaaagttggcccaggcgctgaggacagctccatggcctccacctcaggcactagaatggctccggcctcaATGGAGCtctgacccagatgggcagagcgttgccccttggtgggcatgcgggtagatcctggtcgggcgcatgcgggagtctgattgcttctccacttctaaatggaaaaatacaaaaagaagggGGTGACAGcttgttttttgttaggtattatttaatattttttctttataattttaaaactcataacaatctagttttatgtacctcttttgttcttaaataagtattaaataatgaaataataagctacctttcagtatatcatttttttatacttaacacagtcattagggcagagaaccagttgttaaattatttgaatcccaccactggccatgtctatgatcctacactcaagccctGAGAtgcagtgctcaagccagatgagcctgcattcaagcctagtatcctcagggtttcaaacctgggccctcagcatcccaggcttatgctctatccactgtaccactgcctgatcaggctttttaagatttcatctagccctggcttgttggctcagtggtagaatgtcagcctggtgtgtggaagtcccaggtttgattcccagtcagggcacgcaggagaagcaaccatatgcttctccacccaccccccttcctgtcttgcactctctcttcccacagccatggcttgatttgagcaagttggccctggcactgaggatggctccatggccttgcctcaggtgctgaaatagcttggttgctgagcaatggagcatcaGCTCCAAATGGACAAAGcactgccctgtagggggcttgccaggtggatcccggttggtcagacgcatgtgggaatctgtctgcctccctgcctctaagtaaaagaaaaaagtaagttatcgacctggaatgctgaggtcactggtttgaaaccctgggcttacccagtcaaggcacatacaggaagcaactactatgagttgattcttcctgttcctacccccccccccatttctctttcctctaaaaatcagtaaattttaagaaaaaaaaaaagtagcctgaccatgcgatggcacagtagataagagca of Saccopteryx bilineata isolate mSacBil1 chromosome 1, mSacBil1_pri_phased_curated, whole genome shotgun sequence contains these proteins:
- the METAP2 gene encoding methionine aminopeptidase 2 encodes the protein MAGVEEAASSGSHLNGDLDPDDREEGAASTAEEAAKKKRRKKKKSKGAATGQQEPDKESGASVDEVARQLERQALEEKERDDEEEDGDGDGDGASGKKKKKKKKKRGPKVQTDPPSVPICDLYPNGVFPKGQECEYPPTQDGRTAAWRTTSEEKKALDQASEEIWNDFREAAEAHRQVRKYVMSWIKPGMTMIEICEKLEDCSRKLIKENGLNAGLAFPTGCSLNNCAAHYTPNAGDTTVLQYDDICKIDFGTHISGRIIDCAFTVTFNPKYDTLLKAVKDATNTGIKCAGIDVRLCDVGEAIQEVMESYEVEIDGKTYQVKPIRNLNGHSIGPYRIHAGKTVPIVKGGEATRMEEGEVYAIETFGSTGKGVVHDDMECSHYMKNFDVGHVPIRLPRTKHLLNVINENFGTLAFCRRWLDRLGESKYLMALKNLCDLGIVDPYPPLCDIKGSYTAQFEHTILLRPTCKEVVSRGDDY